A window of the Proteus terrae subsp. cibarius genome harbors these coding sequences:
- the phoU gene encoding phosphate signaling complex protein PhoU, whose protein sequence is MDNLNHNKHISGQFNAELEHIRTELMVMGGLVEEQLKKAVMAMHNQDQALANEVIQGDHNVNMMEVAIDDACMRIIAKRQPTASDLRLIMAISKTIAELERIGDVAEKICKTALEKFSHQHQPLLVSLESLGQHAIQMLHDVLDAFARMDLDEAVRIYREDAKIDNEYEGIVRQLMTYMMEDPRTIPSVLTALFCARSIERIGDRCQNICEFIFYYVKGHDFRHLGGDQVEKMLTRSDDSNASK, encoded by the coding sequence ATGGATAATTTAAATCACAATAAGCATATTTCTGGTCAATTTAATGCTGAGTTAGAGCATATCCGTACTGAGCTGATGGTTATGGGTGGGCTTGTTGAAGAGCAACTGAAAAAAGCTGTTATGGCAATGCATAATCAAGACCAAGCATTGGCAAACGAAGTTATTCAAGGTGACCATAACGTCAATATGATGGAAGTCGCTATTGATGATGCGTGTATGCGAATTATTGCTAAACGCCAGCCAACAGCGAGTGACTTACGTTTAATTATGGCGATATCAAAAACGATCGCTGAACTAGAACGTATTGGCGATGTTGCTGAAAAAATCTGTAAAACCGCACTTGAAAAGTTTTCACACCAGCATCAACCACTGCTCGTGAGCTTAGAATCTTTAGGCCAACACGCTATACAAATGCTTCACGATGTTCTTGATGCCTTTGCGCGTATGGATTTAGATGAAGCAGTACGTATCTATCGTGAAGACGCTAAAATTGATAACGAATATGAAGGTATCGTCCGTCAATTAATGACTTATATGATGGAAGATCCTCGCACCATTCCTAGTGTACTCACCGCACTATTTTGTGCGCGTTCTATTGAACGTATCGGCGACCGTTGTCAGAACATTTGTGAGTTTATTTTCTATTACGTAAAAGGTCATGATTTCCGCCATTTAGGAGGCGACCAAGTAGAAAAAATGCTAACAAGAAGTGACGACAGTAACGCTTCTAAATAA